TTTGTGACTTCTATTCTCGTAAActattttagaaaaacacacctgtaatttaaataaatcaatttaATGTATCATATAGACGAGATGACATCAGTTTCCTTTAATAGCTTCGCTGCTGAACACGAAGAGGATGCTAATTCTAGACAGTCAAAGGCGCCTTTGCTTCACTTACCAAAATGTGTTGGATACAGATTTACACGTTCTTGGCATCTAGGTCAGATTATCGCTATGCTTTTCATTATGATTTGGGTCCTTTTATGTGGTTATAAAAAGTACTAGAGCAGTTTCCAGTAAGAAGCTCCTATTACAACAAGCTAGTGTAACACTTTCAAGCCATTAACCTACATAAGCATTCAAACATCTCCAGTTAGAAGCAAGCCTGCAGAGGTGTATCATAAAGAAAACTTTACTAGTCAACGATTTAgataacaaaatacagaaattaaataatatgGTTTCTGACTGTTCCAAAATAACAGATGAGCAGAGAATTTTTATGTGCCTATTTCCCTTATTTCTTTTAAGGTTTACAGGTACTTCCTACTGCTAGTTAGTTTACAACCGCAAAATGTGCTTTTGCAAACATATACGTTAATAAAACAGGGCTTTACTTTTAGCTTGAAGATGTAATTAGTATTGTTTTATTTGCTGGTATAGTGTGTTGGGTTCTTTAATATATATTCCAGTATTTGTAGTCTAGATATTAAACACAAGTTTTTCTTGTCCAAGGAGACAACTTTTATGACCATAAAAAACATACGTACAAATACAGACACAACTTCTGTTTTCACCTGCAGTAGATTTATTCCCACATTCACCTACCTCAGCAGAAGGTAACACACAAAGGTTTAATCAGTAGCTAGTGTGAACTACAGCAGGAGCTACAGTCAGAGATTATACTGCTGTATCAGTACTTGTCTGGCAAAACACTGACGAACAGTCACCAAATTAAATTCTCCTGTACTCACGTGCTACAGAAGGCTGGTGATAGGCAGCAAGCTGCCTAAACCTGACACATTATTTTGAAACACATTTGCCGGATAAGGAAAATTGTAAGGTGTGCATTCCTGAGAGACCTGTGTGACACAGAAAGAACTAAccaaagaaacagatgaaagacCTCCGATACTAGGATTTAGGCAGGACTAGGGGTGAACATGCCTCTCCTAACGGAGTACTGTGTGGTGTACCTGTGTTCAGATCTGAAACGGAGTCATCAagttagaaaaaagaaaaaaaaaaccacaacccacgAAGTAAGAAGAATTATATCATCTTTTAATTGCATGGTAATTTCATCGTACAttcttcaaacagaaatatCACTTGAAAGACATCCAGTTCCCTTATTTTGTTGCACTGTACATATTATGCAAATAAGAGCTGGGGTGgcatacaaaacaaaatgttgctctggcttttcaaataattacttgaaagaagcagaactttaaaatatagCTGGGAATTTACAGCCACAGAAGAGCTTTGCAAATGACTGGTTAAATATGAAACACAGATGcaaagggggaggggaaggggaaggggcaACACATTTCCAGTTTGAGGCTGTAGTGGGAAGAAAACCCTAACAACTGTACACAAGTGTCAACATGCTCAGTATTTACATTCTGAGCATTACCAATGCTACAGATAAGCAATGtactaaaaaaataacttaaaaaaagcTATACAATTGTAGTTATAAATACTATATCTTTAAAAGTAGTTAAGTAGTGTAGGCtaaaaaaatgttcacagtTACTCTGAAGAGAGCTGTATACATATATTGCACAGTAGAAAAGTTCATTCAGTATACCATGTGTAAacaatttttatcttctttggCAATTTCAGGACTTAGAGCAATATTTGCTGTGAGCAAAAGCACTTGGGTACAAGGCacatcaaaagcttttaaagctgCAAGATAAATCCTTCTGACACTTTCCAGTTAGCACTATCATTCTCTTTCGAAAAATGTATACCTATCAATTCAGAACAACACATTTCTACAAGTAGAACTTGGAGGTCTGGTGACAAAAACATCAGCTGTTCTTGGCTGTTATTCTACAGTAACAGATTTGGCCAAATTTCTTGGAAAGTCCACCTAGAACAAAAAGACAGACTTTTCAGAATCTGGCAGAGTAATACCGACATTCTGCATTTGACAGTTCatttagcttgctttttttctatttcctaaTGAGTTCTGCTTTATTCTAGACACATTAACACACACAACAGACTATAGATCGACAGATAATGACTCACTGTTGAATTCACTCTTGCTTCCAAAACCGtaacaaatacatatttgttttgCACAAGGTACCTTTCCAAAGCAGTCATCATTATCAAACTGGCACACCTAGCCAATGTCAACAGAGTAATCTGTACAAAGCACTGAACTATTTTAGGTTAAAGTGTAATACCACGTTCTAAGATTTAGTTCTCTGGAAAAGTCCCATCTGCACTCTTAACCAACCAAACTTAAGCAAACTAtccttgtaatttttttagaagaaaaagaattaaatacaaAGCTGAAGAATTGGCACTGAAATGCCACCTCTACTACCACAGTAACTGCAAGCTCTGCTGTTATCACAAGTTCTTTGTTAGATATGCCATCTAACTAGGTCTCTCGCTTTACACTGGTAGGAGGAAGTTCAAAACTGCACTAACTAGAGCACTAAATATAGAAAACACTTACATCATATCCTCTCAGAACAGCCAGGTGGAACGAAAGCAACTGGAGAGGAATAACACTCAAGACTCCTTGAAGGCAGTCAACTGTATGAGGCAGCTCAATGGTTTTGTAGGCAAATTTTGAGCTTTCTGTGTCTTCTTTAGAACACAGAATGATTGGACGaccctgaaaataaaatttagcaGCGTTAAGTGGCTCtagaaatactttgaaatactGGTTCACAACACGCTTGTATGTTTGAAGATGCTCAGGTTGCCAACAAAGAAAATGCCAGTCTTGCATAATGACTTTTGCCATTCACTATTTTGTGAGACTTGAGTATTTTCACCTGTAGGGTTTTACCGTTATACCATttgcttcaaaacaaacaaaaaaccctaaatagCCCACATACAATCAGTTTTCACTACTGCTGTTAACTTGTAATGACAACCTGTAATGCAGATACAGcatcatatttataacttaataattagaaaagaaaaaaaagtcaccaaTACATCCTTATTCTGAAGCATAAGTCAGCAGCAATACAACATGCACAATCTCCCTATGACACTGTATTAGTTAAACAGCTTACCTGTCGAGCAGTGACCTGTTGCAGAGCATTCTGGCACTTGGTGAAACAAGGATCCTTCATTATCACCATGATAACAGGCATTTGTTTGTCTATTAGGGCTAATGGCCCATGTTTCAGCTCACCAGCCAGGATACCTTCAGAGTGCATATAggtgatttcttttattttctaaaaaaagcaaatgccatCAAGTTACTAGTAAAtcagatgagaaataaaacccacaagaaGCAAAACACCAAGGCTGTACATCTGCCACTTAAATACAGACACATGGTATCAAGTTGGTATTTTCAAAGATCAGTTAATAGTGAAGACAGGCTTGTCTGCTGGGATTTCTagcaggctgctggcagaagcagagcaTGCATGTGCACGTGcatttgcagagaaagaaatggagtAATCAACAGGGACCTTCCCGGCACAACCTTTAACATTCCCAATTTCTGTGAGACACAGATATGCTTCTATTGCACCAGAATGTCCATAACATAATTTATGAGTTTCTCATTTATGAGCATCTCATCTGAACATCAGCACATTGAGTTCTTCTGATGTTGTTTTCAAATGGGTCAGCATTTTAAGTTTGGTTTCTTCAAACAGGCTCATGAAACACTGCATTTATTatgtgaaagaaacaagaacCTGAAACCATATTCAGGTTCACCTTATGTATGTGTTCAGTCCAACAGGACTAAGTGCTTTTAGTTGTAGATAGCAGTTTTACTGCAGCAGAATTAAATTGTAATGAAATACTAAAACTATGTTGCAGAAGCCataaaagcttattttcaaTAACATCCAAAAATATTGAGAGGTTCCTACCAGAGCTCCTTCCAGACAAGTGGCATAATTATACCCACGACCCATAACCAGCAGTGATCTTTGTTTGTACAGTTCAAGAGCTAAGTCATGTATCTTCTCATCCAAGGACAAGACTTCTTTAATCATCTCTattggaaaatacaaaaagcacatattaaaaaattcttaaatttGAAAAACTAGTTTGCTTGTAGTAGGATGTGCCAATGCTCTATTggaacaaatacatttaatataatTCAACCATTAGCTTTGCATCTTTGACAGCAGTTTAAGGATATTTTCTCCAGATTTATTTACAGTAACAAGTTTAAAATAACTATTGGTTTAAAGCAGTGCTCATACAtcccatttgtatttttaaaggaagttgTGAACATCCGTTTTAAAGTCACCTTGAATTAGTTTCCTTTGATCTATCCTGATTTAAAGtgaaagacttttaaaatttcaaatcaTCAATTTAGGAGatcaagaaatatttctcataCAGAACTACCTTATTGCAATTAGAAAACCCAATCCATTAAAATTCTGATCTTCCTGCCAAATTTCTTGGAAGGGCGCTTGTAAAATTGGCAATTGGTGCAGAAATTAATAGACCACTTTTCTTATATTGTCCACctttcaggaggaggaggaagacaaaacttaaatgagaaagaaatatcCTCAGGTAGTATTTTATATTGCCCTTTAAACAACATGCCCTATCCCTCCTCAATCCCAAAATATCAATATACCTGGCAATGATTTTAGTCCACTAATGATTTCCTGTCGTCTTTTCTGCAAGGAAATTCTGTCTTCAGACATCATTAGGCCAAACATTACAAGAGACACAAATTGGCTGGTATAAGCCtgcagacaaaacaaaacatttagcAGTTAAGCCTGCAGAGAGTTACTATGATCTCAGTTTGAAGTGctacaattaaaattttaattagatCCTACAGGGCTGCAGTATGAAAGTCAAACAGAACAGCAATTACCTTTGTGCTTGCCACACCTATCTCAGGTCCTGCATTTATATGTACACCACAGTCAGTCTCCCTGGATATTGAGCTCCCAACTGTGTTTGTGATGCCAACTGTTAGAGCACGACGTTCTTTACAATACCTCAGGGCCATAAGCGTATCTGCGGTTTCACCTGCAAAACATTTACATCTTGACTTCAGGTTGACACGAGGATAGTAATGACTCCTGGAAAGCATAAAACTTTACAGAAGTGTGTTCTAAATAACTGCATCCACACTTACACAGTGCGTgcaaaatgcaactgaaaataatctttcagcACTCATTGTCTACATATTTGAACCAAGTCTGTACGAACTTTAATACAAGACAAATCTGGCCCATTAGCCATCACCCTCCTTTGCACAAACATGAAGTAATAAACCAGGGGCTTTTAGAAGTTTTTCTACAGTTTACACTCAGCTGAAGACAAGCAGTAAATGCAGCTCACCTGACTGACTTATAAAAAAGCAGACATCGTCTCTGAAAACAGGTGTGTTTCTATCCAGGAAGTCACTAGCAAGTTCCACCATCACTGGTAATTCAGTTAATTCTTCCAACACTTGTCGAGTCTGTATTCAAGCAGCACacagtatttgttaatattGCCACCCATTCAAGTCTTGACATCTTAAAAGTCAGAGATAATTTAAATGGATTCTTACTACAAAAATTGGTAATTACAGCTTACCAGACCCTTAAAAACTACGGTGAAAAAGAGAGTTAATTTCTAGCATGTAGGTAACAGCATTTAAGCATTAATAAAGAATGTGGCacaaaggaaaactaaaaagaGCGGGACCCCTCAATGAAAGGCAAAGTTtgagatacagaagaaaaagaagattaagAGTTGTTGTCTAGAACCCCAGCAGCTAGGAGTTTTGTTTCAGATAAGGCTGAACATACAGCTACTGCAGCATGGTAACTGGTCCCACAGCCAATAATGATCAGTCTTCGGCatcttctgatttctttcaaatgatCCTTCAGCCCTCCCAGCAGAACTGTAAACAAATAGAACAAAAGCATATATCAatagtgtattttattttctaattaatgtGTTCAAAATTTGCAGGCTCAGTGCAGCCTGAGCACTTGTTCCGAGTTACCTGTGCTGCTCTCGAAATTCACTCTGCCTCTCATCGTATTGACAACTGATTCTGGTTGCtcaaaaatttccttttgcatgAATGCACTGAAGTTACCTGTTTAGGACAACATTACATAGCAATGCTTAGGTAACGCTTAGGTTTGTTACTTGAAGTCTTTTACAGTTACAAAGAGATGACTTTTAAGGCGACCTGTGGTAACAAGCTAATTTGACTGTCTTGTGTTCGCTTAAACAAAAGCTTAGGAATAGGCGAGAAGAAAGGAGGGATTGATAGTTCACTCAAGTTGGTTGGTTTCATTTCCCAACACAGACAACGGAACTGAattcttttttaaggaaacttCTGTGTTCCACTTCAATTCTTAAGTTCACAAAGTCTGCCAACAACTACAACAACATGTTAACATTAGTTATATTTTCGCTAATTACTGAGACTAGTAGAAGCATCTAGGACTTTTCCAAAGCTAAAAATGGGTAGGGTCCCATACCACCCATCTCCCCTTGGTTGTAAAGCTTAGAATTGTCAGCTCCCAGTACAAACAGCCTAAGTATTACATCATTTTTATAACAAATCAgcagttttctgccttttccactACACAAAGAATCAGTAACTATCCATCTTTGGTGATACTCCTTTACAGATGTTTCAACCCACCCTTCATGATTTGCTGCAATTCCATCTGCAACGTTTGTATGGCCCGGGAAGGATCATCACTGGCTGAACGCTCGAGACGGTGAATTGAAAGCTTCCCATCAGTTACTGCTGCAATGTCATCATCTTCTAAGAAAATTACTCTGTTGGTGTGCTCAATAATAGcactacagaaaaaacagatgcAAGAAAAACCTGACATGTCAGTCAGAGTTGGTAGCACCACTCCTCAAAGCAATTAGTATGCCACACAGCACTTCCAGCCCCACTTCCAGCTTCCTTTTGGACATAACTACAGATAGAGCCATCTTAAAGGAAATGgctccatctgctgctgcttctgcactcTCACAGCAActggcagcaccaggctggggaACCACAGCACCTCACATCAGCAAGTTCCCGCTGATCTGATCTTGCCCCCGCCCCATGGACCCCTAAGGTCACGATCTTGTTTCTGTGATAAATGTGTACCAGATGTGTTCAGGTTCCTGCTAAGTTTAGAACCACatcactttttcctcctctgacaGCTAGATTAAAACACCAAAACGCAGGCTAACCCATGGTCTGCCCAAATACTTGGCTGACAGTGTCTATTTGTACCCAACTGCCCTTCCTACACTGGATGTATTTTACATAGAGATTAGCAATTGGCAGATACTGCACTTGTTTGGAGTTTGAATGCTGATGTCAAGtcttcacatttttcagctATCTTAGCCTGGGGGCTTCATTGTTACCTGGATTAAAGGCTATTCTATCAGAAAACAATTGTACAGCGGCAAGACAGCTTAAGATTTCCAAAACTATCTCAGTTCtaaacaaaagcagtattttgagAAATGTTTAAGTACTCTTACTACCTTGCATCTGAAGCAAAGAAGAATTCTACTGCCTTATCCCCAACAGCATGAAGGCAGGTAGAGCTGTCCAGTCTTTTCATTCGGGAATTGCACATGTTCTTCACATTCTCAATGTTGCCTGTTAAAGAAATCAAACACTTGAATGCAAAGCTAGATCTGTTCAAGTTAAGAGATTACAGACTATACAGGTTCAAGGTATCACAGTTACACGAGTGCTTTGGGGGATGGTACTTTTACATGAACTACACattcagcagcacaaaataCAACATTCTCAGCTAAGAAGCTATTTGGGGCATCAGCTGGTACTTTTATAGTAAAAAAACAATTAACCTAATTTCTAAtcataaagtaaaaataattttagttcttaaaaataatgtaattggGTTTATCAACTTACATGTTCTATATAAAACAGGAACCTGTTCAGTGGAGAGCTTGTACTTGCTTCTAACCCCAATGAGCAGCGGACTCCCCCTCCTATAAAGGGAAGACATGGAAGTTTATAAAGAGAAAGGTGCATACAAAGAAGTCAAAGGACATCTGTGAAGTTGAAAGATGATACCCTGTCTAGCTTCCTCAATAGGAAGACCCTCTTCAACCCTGAACCTAAAGCCTTTCGTGGCAGGTGTTACATAAACTTGGCTTGTTTCTGTAAGATTTGCAGATTGTTATATGGATAATTACTATATGCCTTGGTGATTCTTTCCCCATGAACTACACCCAGGTAGAGAAAAACATATATGAACtagttgttttccttccagtaaTCACAAAACAGCTTACCACAGGCACCAATTTGaatactgtttttaaacaaagcttaCTGCCTCTGAAGCCAGCCAGCAATAACTGCAGCGCTCTCTACTACTGAAATACTGTTGCACCCTTTagctttttaaattcagaaatgtcAGCCATCACTACtgcacattttttcattatatggGTCATGTGCCACACTGAagagcttattaaaaaaaataaatatatctcaCGAGTAAAAGAGTAATTCACCCTCCCCCAATACCTCAGATTACAAGTTTAGCTTCTCTTAATTCCTTCACTcctaaaaacccaaacctgaaccACATATAGAATAGTTCATTTCAGAGGATGTCTCCAGTAAGAGAGTAAGGGTACAGCTGGCTCTTTCACAATTTTAATAAGGTCTCATTTTTGACCACAGAAGCGATGGGGGTTTTGGTTGTAGTATAAAACAGTCTTTATTCCCACTGCTACTTCACTTGCTACTTTAACATCTTTACCTTTCCTGAAAGTTGTTTCCCaagttataaataaaagcaaaaaaaaaaaaatcataaatgctATGACAGCTACAGAACGCAATTTATATAACCTTTTAGAATGATGGCATTTTAGCCAATCTGAACATACTTATCTCAGTCTTTATTCAATGTGAAGTAAAATTGAACCAtaccctttcccttccctttttgaCACAGGGGAAATGTTAGTACACTTTTAATACAGCTTTAGAAATAGAACATACACTGAGCTTCTATTGACACACTGTAACAGATAAAAGGACAGACTATGGGGATGAGTTTGTCAGTGGTGGGTTCTTCCAAGTGCATTATCTGAAATATCTGCAACTGAAAGTGCATTTGCACTGAGCAAGAAGACATCATCTAATTACTTTTTGCAACTGTCTTTGCATCCTCAAAAAGTGAGTAGTCACAGCTAATTTATTAAACAATATCAAGTTAAAGATTACAGAGAATCAACACAAGCCTCTGGAAATTCTGTGACCTCCGGTCTGTACAGCTCCAATTAGGTTATATTTAATGGTCAGTTGAAGAGATGCTCAGCAGAGCTTCGCTGCACTTCACAAGCATTCCACTAGTGCAGCTATCTACCTTCTGAGTTTTGATTAAGCACTT
The DNA window shown above is from Falco naumanni isolate bFalNau1 chromosome 8, bFalNau1.pat, whole genome shotgun sequence and carries:
- the GFPT2 gene encoding glutamine--fructose-6-phosphate aminotransferase [isomerizing] 2 produces the protein MCGIFAYLNYKVPRTRKEIFETLIKGLQRLEYRGYDSAGVAIDGNNNEDKERFIKLVKKRGKVKALEEELYKQDDLDSKTDFETHFGIAHTRWATHGVPSAINSHPQRSDKRNEFVVIHNGIITNYKDLRKFLESKGYEFESETDTETIPKLIKYMYDNRESEDTSFSALVEKVIQQLEGAFALVFKSVHYPGEAVATRRGSPLLIGVRSKYKLSTEQVPVLYRTCNIENVKNMCNSRMKRLDSSTCLHAVGDKAVEFFFASDASAIIEHTNRVIFLEDDDIAAVTDGKLSIHRLERSASDDPSRAIQTLQMELQQIMKGNFSAFMQKEIFEQPESVVNTMRGRVNFESSTVLLGGLKDHLKEIRRCRRLIIIGCGTSYHAAVATRQVLEELTELPVMVELASDFLDRNTPVFRDDVCFFISQSGETADTLMALRYCKERRALTVGITNTVGSSISRETDCGVHINAGPEIGVASTKAYTSQFVSLVMFGLMMSEDRISLQKRRQEIISGLKSLPEMIKEVLSLDEKIHDLALELYKQRSLLVMGRGYNYATCLEGALKIKEITYMHSEGILAGELKHGPLALIDKQMPVIMVIMKDPCFTKCQNALQQVTARQGRPIILCSKEDTESSKFAYKTIELPHTVDCLQGVLSVIPLQLLSFHLAVLRGYDVDFPRNLAKSVTVE